In Panacibacter ginsenosidivorans, the following proteins share a genomic window:
- a CDS encoding M36 family metallopeptidase, with product MKKTSTLLKGITGLLCALIIYAPSIGQQVDSRSASNLVKQNATAIGLSLTDLQNFRISSAYVDKTSGATMVYAQQTYKGIDVLNAIQTLAFRNGKLIAVSGNRISKMEEIVNTKDGKASYTSANAVKAAALHLKLAMPADLNPVKQINESKEIEYSKMGISSENVKSKLIWVLDENAGMMPGQKPKAYLSWQVALQPIGVADYWLVNVDALSGHVISKINLNIVCDWTNAKHPYEMNAALVKIADLDGNEASLVSSSKYGVVPFPAESPAHPGGTPALRQNPWLLAGAGNDATTLQWHDNGTTTFDSTRGNNVLAQEDRNGNNGFGKGAVSTTALPNLTITAKPNFAKPPTKAANQKFAITNLFYWNNIMHDISYQYGFNEVSGNFQASNLSRGGAGNDYVLADAQDGSGTNNANFSTPSDGSSPRMQMFIFDAVPSFTVNQPASFAGKKTATESGFSTNNKLAAKGPITNYIVLYNDDASGTTHGACTAAANAGALAGRIALIDRGTCDFVTKVKNAQTAGAIAAIVADNIAGEYPFVMGGTDNTITIPAIMVSFETGDSIKQFLAASTPVNVTMTGGVALDGDLDNGVISHEYTHGISNRLTGGPNNVSCLGNKEQMGEGWSDYMGLMVTTNWSAATVNDGPKARPIGTYVLGQANNGPGIRYYPYSTNFSVNPWTYDSMALSSRFSNSFLSYDPHVVGEVWCNMLWEMTWEITKQVGSINTNIYNAAGTGGNSIALQLVIQGMKLQPCSPGFVDGRNAILKADTILYGASHAAAIWRAFARRGLGYNASEVSSNNIKDGIADYSLPPSAPIVNAAVQTMLQTKDAKVSITPNPAKDRIALSINGNTKPLKVYIMDATGKQVVRTNMNGAYLQITLPKITPGVYYVNILGDGINHTQKLIVQ from the coding sequence ATGAAAAAAACATCTACACTTTTAAAAGGTATTACCGGCCTTTTATGCGCACTCATTATTTATGCGCCATCCATTGGTCAACAGGTAGATTCAAGATCTGCCAGTAATCTTGTAAAACAAAATGCAACAGCTATCGGGCTTTCGTTAACTGACCTGCAGAATTTCAGGATCTCCAGTGCCTATGTTGACAAAACATCAGGCGCAACAATGGTATATGCACAGCAAACCTATAAAGGTATTGATGTGCTGAATGCCATACAAACACTCGCTTTCAGGAATGGAAAATTAATTGCTGTTTCAGGAAATCGTATCAGCAAAATGGAAGAGATCGTAAATACAAAAGATGGTAAAGCATCTTATACATCTGCTAATGCGGTAAAGGCTGCAGCGCTCCATTTAAAGCTTGCCATGCCTGCTGATTTGAATCCTGTAAAGCAGATAAACGAAAGCAAAGAAATTGAATACAGCAAAATGGGTATTTCCTCTGAGAATGTCAAATCTAAACTTATTTGGGTGCTTGACGAAAATGCAGGCATGATGCCCGGCCAAAAGCCAAAAGCATATTTAAGCTGGCAGGTGGCATTGCAGCCAATTGGTGTTGCAGACTACTGGCTGGTAAATGTTGATGCATTGAGTGGTCATGTTATCAGCAAAATCAACCTGAATATTGTATGCGACTGGACAAACGCAAAACATCCTTATGAAATGAATGCTGCGCTTGTAAAAATCGCTGACCTTGATGGTAACGAAGCATCACTGGTAAGTTCATCAAAATACGGAGTAGTACCTTTCCCCGCTGAAAGTCCGGCCCATCCCGGCGGTACACCTGCATTAAGGCAAAATCCATGGTTGCTTGCAGGCGCTGGCAACGACGCGACTACACTGCAATGGCACGATAACGGAACAACAACATTCGATAGTACCAGAGGTAATAACGTACTTGCACAGGAAGACAGAAATGGCAACAATGGTTTTGGAAAAGGCGCTGTTTCAACTACAGCACTTCCCAACTTAACAATTACTGCAAAACCAAACTTTGCCAAACCACCTACAAAGGCTGCCAATCAAAAATTTGCCATTACTAACCTTTTTTACTGGAACAATATTATGCATGATATTTCTTACCAGTATGGTTTCAATGAAGTATCGGGCAATTTCCAGGCAAGTAATCTTAGCAGGGGCGGTGCAGGCAATGATTATGTTTTAGCCGATGCACAGGATGGTTCGGGAACCAACAATGCAAATTTTTCAACTCCTTCAGATGGCAGCAGTCCACGAATGCAAATGTTCATCTTTGATGCAGTGCCATCTTTTACTGTTAATCAACCGGCTTCTTTTGCGGGTAAAAAGACTGCAACAGAAAGTGGCTTCAGCACCAATAATAAACTGGCCGCAAAAGGTCCTATCACCAATTATATTGTTTTGTATAATGATGATGCTTCAGGCACAACACATGGTGCCTGCACTGCAGCAGCCAATGCAGGTGCTTTAGCAGGAAGAATTGCTCTTATAGATCGCGGTACCTGCGACTTTGTGACCAAAGTAAAAAATGCACAAACAGCAGGCGCCATTGCAGCTATTGTCGCAGATAATATTGCCGGCGAATATCCATTTGTTATGGGCGGCACAGATAATACTATTACCATACCTGCAATAATGGTAAGCTTTGAGACGGGAGACAGCATCAAACAATTTTTAGCAGCCAGCACCCCCGTAAATGTTACCATGACTGGTGGGGTAGCTTTGGATGGCGATCTTGATAATGGTGTTATATCTCATGAATATACACATGGTATCTCCAACAGGTTAACAGGCGGACCTAATAATGTTTCCTGCCTGGGCAATAAAGAACAAATGGGAGAAGGCTGGAGCGATTATATGGGATTAATGGTTACCACCAACTGGAGTGCTGCCACTGTAAATGATGGTCCTAAAGCAAGACCTATCGGTACTTATGTACTTGGCCAGGCCAATAACGGACCGGGCATACGCTACTACCCGTACAGCACAAACTTCAGTGTTAATCCATGGACCTATGATAGCATGGCATTAAGCTCAAGATTTTCCAATAGCTTCCTATCATATGATCCGCATGTGGTAGGCGAAGTTTGGTGTAATATGCTTTGGGAAATGACCTGGGAAATTACCAAACAGGTAGGCAGCATCAACACAAATATTTACAATGCCGCAGGTACAGGCGGAAATTCCATAGCGCTTCAACTGGTAATTCAGGGTATGAAACTGCAGCCATGCAGCCCTGGATTTGTTGATGGAAGAAATGCAATATTAAAAGCAGATACCATCTTGTATGGCGCCAGCCATGCGGCCGCTATATGGAGAGCATTTGCCAGAAGAGGTCTTGGATATAATGCTTCGGAAGTAAGCAGTAATAATATAAAGGACGGCATTGCAGATTATTCACTGCCTCCTTCCGCTCCTATCGTAAATGCTGCAGTTCAAACCATGCTGCAAACAAAAGATGCAAAGGTTAGTATTACCCCAAATCCTGCAAAAGACAGGATAGCACTAAGCATTAACGGCAATACCAAACCATTGAAAGTTTATATCATGGATGCAACAGGTAAACAAGTTGTAAGAACAAATATGAACGGCGCTTATTTACAGATCACCTTGCCTAAGATAACGCCGGGCGTTTATTATGTAAATATTTTAGGAGATGGAATTAATCATACGCAAAAACTGATAGTACAATAA
- a CDS encoding efflux RND transporter periplasmic adaptor subunit — translation MNRLSIYLAMLVFFTACNSAPEVKKVTNDSANENTVILDSQQLMNAGVVSEVPQVQNVHSTIKVNGTVDVPPQSLVSVSFPLGGYLKSTALLPGYPVHKGQVIATMEDQSYVQLQQDYLTAKARMEYLSADVERQKELSDADATSKKNYQLVLSDYKTQQAIIRSLEEKLRIININPQTLTVNNISRMVSVYSPINGYVTQVNVNIGKYVNPADIMFELVNPDDIHAAITVFEKDLTSFKKGMKGKVALTDKPDEFFDVEVILVTKNIDESRAGLVHCHFENPKHELLPGMFLTGVFEMDGKAATVVPEDAVVRYMGKQYVFIAKNENKFILTEIETGVMENGMVEIKQKENIDLLQTKVVIKGAYALLGKLKNKMEEE, via the coding sequence ATGAACAGGTTATCAATATATTTAGCTATGCTTGTATTTTTTACAGCATGTAACAGTGCCCCGGAAGTAAAAAAAGTAACAAATGATTCTGCAAATGAAAACACGGTTATACTGGATAGCCAGCAATTAATGAATGCCGGTGTTGTAAGCGAAGTACCACAGGTACAAAATGTACACAGCACTATAAAGGTAAATGGCACGGTGGACGTTCCGCCGCAAAGCCTTGTCTCTGTTAGCTTTCCGCTGGGTGGCTATCTAAAAAGTACAGCTTTGTTGCCTGGTTATCCTGTGCATAAAGGGCAGGTAATTGCAACAATGGAAGACCAGTCTTATGTGCAATTACAACAGGATTATCTTACTGCAAAAGCAAGGATGGAATATTTGTCTGCAGATGTTGAAAGACAAAAAGAATTAAGTGATGCAGACGCAACAAGCAAAAAAAATTATCAGTTGGTATTGAGCGATTATAAAACACAACAGGCAATTATAAGATCTTTGGAAGAAAAACTGCGTATCATTAACATCAATCCTCAAACGCTTACGGTAAATAATATTTCCAGAATGGTGTCAGTGTATTCACCGATCAACGGCTACGTTACGCAGGTGAATGTAAATATCGGCAAGTATGTAAACCCTGCTGATATTATGTTTGAACTCGTAAATCCTGATGATATACATGCAGCCATTACAGTGTTTGAAAAAGATCTTACATCATTTAAAAAAGGAATGAAGGGGAAAGTTGCACTTACTGATAAGCCTGATGAATTCTTTGATGTGGAAGTTATTCTTGTAACAAAGAATATCGATGAAAGCCGCGCCGGACTTGTGCATTGTCACTTCGAAAATCCTAAGCATGAACTTTTGCCGGGTATGTTTCTTACGGGTGTTTTTGAAATGGATGGCAAAGCAGCAACCGTTGTTCCCGAGGATGCAGTGGTGAGATACATGGGCAAACAATATGTGTTCATTGCAAAGAATGAAAATAAATTTATCTTAACTGAAATAGAAACAGGCGTGATGGAAAATGGCATGGTTGAAATAAAACAAAAAGAAAACATTGATCTGCTGCAAACAAAAGTAGTCATCAAAGGCGCTTATGCTTTGCTGGGCAAACTAAAGAATAAGATGGAAGAAGAATGA
- a CDS encoding CusA/CzcA family heavy metal efflux RND transporter has protein sequence MLHAIIHFSIKNKLIIGLFVLGLISWGAYSVTQLPIDAVPDITNNQVLVITAAPSLGAPDVERFITVPVEQATRNVPGIIEQRSFSRFGLSLVTIVFDDKTDVYWARQQVSERLTQVRQQIPAGMGEPELGPVTTGLGEIFQYVVKAKPGYEGKYDLAALRDIQDWIVRRQLLGTPGVADVSSFGGLVKQYEVAINPDKLKNFQLTIADVYKALQDNNQNTGGAYIEKGPGVLYIRSEGLVESLDDIGSIVVKQVHSSVPVLVRDVAEVKMGSAIRYGATVFNDEGEVAGAVVMMLKGANSNEVIKSIKAKITEIEKTLPEGVMIEPFLDRTKMVNNAISTVEKNLMEGALIVIFVLVLFLGNLRAGLIVASVIPLSMLFAIIMMNLFGVSGNLMSLGAIDFGLLVDGAVIIVEAVMHKLSHSKMYAHSVKISQDRMDEEVRHSAGTMMNSAVFGQIIILIVYLPILSLQGIEGKMFKPMAETVSFAIIGAFILSLTYVPMISALFISKKLNHKNTFADKMIAKLQSWYQPVLKRAMRIPAAIVITAFSLFAIAVFVLTTLGGEFIPQLEEGDFAVDTRLLTGSSLSNTINTTEKAARVLLDKFPEVEKVVSKIGSGEIPTDPMPLEAADMMVILKDKKEWTSAESFPELANKMSDALQEVPGIATGFQFPVQMRFNELMTGARQDVVCKIFGDDLDTLAHYSDELAKVINSVEGAKDLYKETVTGIPQLVITYNREAIARYGASITDINNTIQSAYAGAVAGLVFEADRRYDLVIRMNEKQKKNADEIGNLLIGLPNGTQVPLYILANVEMKDGPCQIQREDARRRISAGFNVRGRDVQSIVTELQEKVSKQINFPAGYYITYGGQYENLQHATRRLSIALPVALLLILLMLFFAFKKLKYCLLIFSAIPLSAIGGVFALWLRDMPFSISAGIGFIALFGVAVLNGIVLISEMNRLKAEGYNDINEIIMHATKTRLRPVLMTAAVASLGFLPMALSNGAGAEVQRPLATVVIGGLITATLLTLFVLPALYMLFEKGLKPKTPVIVTTVLLFVSLIPSFADAQQMQSLSLEQAIGIAKQQNKQLQLSKLNEQYYAALKTAGVDVPKTQFSAELGQINSTSFDNRFAIQQSFAMPAVYNRQRSVLEQEFQNTKAQTSLQQTQIIKLVKYAYLQLQFIDAKEKLLQRTDSIFARYQQVAKLRFEKGESNLLEKISLDNQSQQVRMQLQMLQSDKRMAQAELAVLLDTTADIQATDVLNDASVLFDSSTLSRHPFLYYYEQQQKIAAAQTLFEKAKLQPDLLLGYYNQSVIGYQMSKDRTETYYDGGKRFSAVQIGIGIPIFNKAQKSRIKAAAQKEIITHASTELAKQQLDLNLQQQWNEYIKYQQAVQYFKTSALTQSEIIIKTANLSYKNGEINYIEWGTLIGNAIGLQSQYLDALKALNNGRIELEYLLQPNEE, from the coding sequence ATGCTTCATGCTATTATTCATTTTTCGATAAAGAATAAACTCATTATTGGCCTCTTTGTTTTAGGGCTTATAAGTTGGGGTGCTTATTCTGTTACACAATTACCCATAGATGCAGTGCCTGATATTACTAATAACCAGGTGCTGGTAATTACAGCGGCGCCAAGCCTTGGTGCACCTGATGTTGAGCGTTTTATTACCGTGCCTGTTGAGCAGGCTACACGCAATGTTCCGGGTATTATTGAGCAAAGGAGTTTTTCGCGTTTTGGGCTAAGCCTTGTCACCATTGTGTTTGATGATAAGACCGATGTGTATTGGGCAAGGCAACAGGTAAGTGAAAGACTTACACAGGTGCGGCAACAAATACCAGCGGGTATGGGAGAACCGGAGCTTGGACCTGTAACAACAGGGCTTGGGGAAATATTTCAATATGTTGTAAAAGCTAAGCCGGGTTATGAAGGCAAGTATGACCTTGCTGCGTTAAGAGATATACAGGATTGGATCGTAAGAAGGCAATTGTTGGGAACACCGGGTGTTGCAGATGTAAGCAGCTTTGGTGGCTTGGTTAAGCAATATGAAGTGGCGATTAATCCTGATAAGCTGAAAAATTTTCAACTCACTATTGCAGATGTATATAAAGCACTACAGGATAATAACCAGAATACCGGCGGTGCATATATAGAGAAAGGTCCCGGTGTTTTATATATACGCAGTGAGGGTTTAGTAGAAAGCCTTGATGATATTGGCAGCATTGTAGTAAAACAAGTACATAGCAGTGTACCTGTTTTAGTAAGAGATGTGGCAGAAGTAAAGATGGGTAGCGCTATACGTTATGGTGCTACTGTATTTAATGATGAAGGTGAAGTAGCCGGCGCTGTTGTTATGATGCTGAAAGGCGCCAATAGTAATGAAGTAATAAAGAGTATAAAAGCTAAGATCACCGAGATTGAAAAAACATTGCCGGAAGGTGTGATGATAGAGCCATTTCTTGATAGAACAAAAATGGTGAACAATGCCATCTCAACAGTGGAGAAGAACCTGATGGAAGGTGCGTTGATCGTCATCTTTGTATTGGTGTTGTTCCTCGGAAACCTTCGTGCAGGATTGATCGTAGCGTCTGTTATTCCGCTATCGATGTTGTTTGCGATCATCATGATGAACCTGTTTGGTGTAAGTGGTAATCTGATGAGTCTTGGTGCTATTGACTTTGGCTTGCTGGTAGATGGAGCGGTGATAATTGTGGAAGCGGTGATGCACAAATTAAGCCATAGTAAAATGTATGCGCACTCAGTAAAAATATCACAGGACAGGATGGATGAAGAAGTGCGACATTCTGCAGGTACGATGATGAACAGTGCTGTGTTTGGACAGATCATCATCCTTATTGTTTACTTACCTATTCTTTCTTTACAGGGCATTGAAGGCAAGATGTTCAAACCGATGGCAGAAACTGTTTCATTTGCTATCATTGGTGCATTTATTCTTTCGCTTACTTATGTTCCCATGATCAGCGCTTTATTCATCAGTAAAAAACTGAATCATAAGAATACGTTTGCTGATAAGATGATCGCTAAACTGCAAAGCTGGTATCAGCCGGTGCTGAAAAGAGCGATGCGTATTCCTGCGGCAATTGTAATTACTGCATTCAGCCTATTTGCAATAGCAGTATTTGTACTTACAACATTAGGTGGTGAGTTTATACCGCAATTAGAAGAAGGTGATTTTGCTGTTGATACAAGATTACTTACCGGTTCTTCATTAAGCAATACCATCAATACAACAGAAAAAGCAGCAAGGGTGTTATTGGATAAATTTCCGGAAGTGGAAAAAGTAGTTTCAAAAATTGGTTCAGGAGAAATACCAACAGATCCGATGCCGCTTGAAGCGGCAGATATGATGGTGATACTGAAAGACAAGAAGGAATGGACAAGCGCTGAAAGCTTTCCAGAACTCGCTAATAAAATGAGTGATGCATTGCAGGAAGTGCCGGGTATCGCAACAGGCTTTCAGTTCCCTGTTCAGATGCGCTTTAATGAGTTAATGACAGGCGCCCGGCAGGATGTGGTTTGTAAAATATTTGGTGATGATCTTGATACATTGGCACATTACTCAGATGAATTGGCAAAAGTTATAAATTCTGTTGAAGGCGCTAAGGACCTCTATAAGGAAACAGTAACAGGTATTCCTCAATTGGTGATCACGTATAACAGGGAAGCAATTGCAAGATATGGTGCAAGCATAACTGACATTAATAATACCATTCAATCAGCGTATGCCGGAGCTGTTGCGGGGCTTGTGTTTGAAGCAGACAGAAGATATGATCTTGTTATAAGGATGAATGAGAAGCAAAAGAAAAACGCAGATGAAATTGGTAATCTTTTAATCGGTCTGCCAAATGGAACACAGGTGCCTTTATATATTCTTGCCAATGTTGAAATGAAAGACGGTCCATGCCAGATTCAACGCGAAGATGCAAGAAGAAGGATAAGTGCAGGATTCAATGTGCGGGGAAGAGATGTGCAGAGCATCGTTACTGAACTGCAGGAAAAAGTATCAAAGCAAATTAATTTTCCTGCTGGTTATTATATTACTTACGGTGGACAATACGAAAACCTGCAACATGCTACGAGAAGGTTAAGTATTGCTTTACCTGTGGCCTTACTGCTTATACTATTGATGTTGTTTTTTGCCTTTAAGAAATTAAAATACTGCTTGCTTATTTTCTCAGCTATCCCATTATCAGCAATAGGTGGTGTATTTGCTTTATGGTTAAGGGACATGCCTTTTAGTATTTCTGCAGGTATTGGGTTTATTGCTTTGTTTGGCGTAGCGGTATTAAATGGTATTGTACTTATTAGTGAAATGAACCGGCTAAAAGCAGAAGGTTATAATGATATAAATGAAATAATTATGCATGCAACAAAAACAAGATTAAGGCCTGTGTTAATGACGGCTGCTGTTGCTTCACTGGGCTTTTTGCCGATGGCATTAAGTAATGGTGCGGGTGCAGAAGTACAGCGTCCATTAGCCACTGTTGTGATCGGTGGTTTGATCACAGCTACATTGCTTACACTTTTTGTATTACCTGCTTTGTATATGTTGTTTGAGAAAGGGCTTAAACCAAAAACGCCTGTTATTGTTACAACAGTATTGTTATTTGTAAGCTTGATTCCATCTTTTGCTGATGCCCAACAGATGCAAAGTTTAAGTTTGGAACAAGCTATCGGCATTGCAAAGCAACAAAACAAACAATTGCAATTAAGTAAGCTTAATGAGCAATATTATGCAGCTTTAAAAACAGCAGGAGTGGATGTTCCTAAAACACAGTTCTCGGCTGAACTTGGGCAGATCAACAGTACCAGCTTTGACAATCGTTTTGCCATTCAGCAAAGTTTTGCTATGCCTGCGGTGTATAACCGGCAACGCAGCGTGCTGGAACAGGAATTTCAAAATACAAAAGCGCAGACATCTTTACAGCAAACACAGATAATCAAACTGGTAAAATATGCTTACCTGCAATTGCAGTTTATTGATGCCAAAGAAAAATTACTGCAAAGAACAGACAGCATCTTCGCCCGTTACCAGCAGGTGGCGAAACTTAGATTTGAGAAAGGCGAAAGTAATTTATTAGAAAAAATTTCTTTGGATAACCAATCGCAACAGGTGCGCATGCAATTGCAGATGTTACAATCTGATAAAAGAATGGCACAGGCAGAATTAGCGGTTTTATTGGATACAACAGCAGATATACAAGCAACTGATGTGTTAAATGATGCGTCTGTATTGTTTGACAGCAGCACTTTAAGCAGACATCCTTTCCTGTATTATTATGAACAACAACAAAAAATTGCTGCTGCACAAACACTGTTTGAAAAGGCAAAGCTGCAGCCAGACTTATTACTCGGGTACTACAATCAATCTGTCATCGGCTATCAAATGAGTAAGGATAGAACAGAAACTTATTATGATGGCGGGAAACGTTTCTCTGCAGTACAGATTGGAATAGGTATACCTATTTTCAATAAAGCGCAAAAGTCAAGGATAAAAGCGGCAGCGCAAAAGGAAATAATTACCCATGCATCAACAGAACTGGCAAAACAACAGCTTGATCTCAACCTGCAGCAACAATGGAATGAGTATATAAAGTATCAACAGGCTGTACAATACTTTAAGACCAGTGCGCTTACGCAATCTGAGATTATCATAAAAACTGCCAATCTCAGTTACAAAAATGGAGAGATCAATTATATAGAATGGGGCACACTCATCGGCAATGCTATCGGCTTGCAAAGCCAGTACCTTGATGCATTAAAAGCTTTGAATAATGGAAGAATAGAACTCGAATATTTATTACAACCAAACGAAGAATAA